A window of the Roseovarius sp. S88 genome harbors these coding sequences:
- a CDS encoding aldehyde dehydrogenase, with product MTELLTREEYGAIAAEIDLPAAPFVDGKFRKGSGPMMETVNPATGEVLTKVSTAGQKDVDFAVGKAREAFDRGEWSRAHPSERKDVLIRLCKLITRRRHELAVMESLDSGKPIRDCEMIDIPETIHTIKWHGELIDKIYDQVGPSGDDALSMIVREPIGVVACVLPWNFPLLMMAWKIGPALAAGNSVIVKPAEQTSLTALRLAEVAHMAGIPRGVLQVLPGDGPSVGEPLGLHMDVDMVSFTGSTETGKRFLRYAADSNMKKVTLECGGKNPAVVLEDAENLDHVAEHVVNAAFWNMGENCSAASRLIVHKAVKEPLLERIVARMRDWKTGDPLDPANHLGALVDAEHCKKVAGYLKGKALAGGGKPKGNFVEPTVYEVKKADKRAREEIFGPVLSVIEVASEAEAIELANDTDYGLAASVFTGNIRRALSAAKNIRAGTVTVNCYGEGDIATPFGGFKQSGFGGRDNGIHAHDQFTEAKTIWVDLSDPKDGDLVG from the coding sequence ATGACCGAGCTTCTAACACGCGAGGAATATGGCGCGATTGCCGCCGAGATTGACCTGCCGGCCGCACCTTTCGTGGATGGGAAATTCCGCAAGGGATCAGGCCCGATGATGGAAACGGTGAACCCCGCCACAGGCGAGGTGTTAACGAAGGTGAGCACGGCAGGGCAGAAGGATGTGGACTTTGCCGTTGGGAAGGCGCGCGAGGCCTTTGATCGCGGAGAGTGGTCCAGGGCGCATCCATCGGAGCGCAAGGACGTGCTCATTCGCCTGTGTAAGTTGATCACGCGGCGACGGCATGAACTGGCGGTGATGGAGAGCCTCGACAGCGGTAAGCCCATCCGGGATTGCGAGATGATCGACATCCCCGAGACCATTCACACGATCAAATGGCATGGGGAGTTGATCGACAAAATCTATGATCAGGTGGGGCCATCGGGCGATGATGCGCTGAGCATGATCGTCCGCGAGCCCATCGGCGTGGTGGCCTGTGTCTTGCCGTGGAATTTCCCGCTTTTGATGATGGCCTGGAAAATTGGCCCGGCGCTGGCGGCGGGCAATTCGGTGATTGTGAAACCGGCCGAGCAGACGAGCCTCACCGCGCTGCGTCTGGCCGAAGTGGCCCATATGGCGGGCATCCCGCGTGGCGTCTTGCAGGTGCTGCCGGGGGATGGGCCAAGCGTGGGCGAGCCGCTCGGTCTGCATATGGATGTGGACATGGTCAGCTTCACCGGCTCCACCGAGACCGGCAAACGGTTCCTGCGTTATGCCGCTGATAGCAATATGAAAAAGGTCACGCTGGAATGCGGTGGCAAGAACCCGGCTGTGGTGCTGGAGGATGCCGAAAACCTCGACCATGTGGCCGAACATGTGGTGAATGCCGCTTTCTGGAACATGGGGGAGAACTGCTCTGCCGCGTCCCGGCTGATTGTGCATAAGGCGGTGAAAGAGCCACTACTGGAGCGGATTGTGGCGCGCATGCGCGACTGGAAAACCGGCGATCCACTCGACCCGGCCAACCATCTTGGCGCGCTTGTGGATGCCGAGCATTGCAAGAAGGTGGCAGGCTACCTGAAGGGCAAGGCGCTGGCTGGGGGCGGGAAGCCAAAGGGCAATTTTGTGGAGCCTACTGTCTATGAGGTCAAGAAGGCCGACAAGCGCGCCCGTGAGGAAATCTTTGGCCCCGTCCTATCGGTGATTGAAGTGGCCAGCGAGGCCGAGGCGATTGAGCTGGCCAATGACACCGACTACGGGCTGGCGGCGTCGGTGTTCACTGGGAATATTCGACGAGCTTTAAGTGCTGCGAAAAACATACGCGCCGGTACGGTCACGGTGAATTGCTACGGCGAGGGCGATATCGCGACGCCCTTTGGCGGGTTCAAGCAGTCGGGCTTTGGCGGGCGTGACAATGGCATTCATGCGCATGATCAGTTTACGGAAGCTAAGACGATCTGGGTCGATCTGAGTGATCCGAAGGATGGGGATTTGGTGGGATGA
- a CDS encoding trimethylamine methyltransferase family protein: protein MSVDAVGTVRRGRGARKQARQARDVTMLPALKRGIPLTEPMDAEQIERVDNASMDILENVGVVFRDDIAIADWKRAGADVRDGDRVHLDRGLVRELIKSIPETFTYHARNPDNTLPFGRDHAIFVPMTGAPYLRDLDDVRRNPTLEDLENFHKLSHMLPAMHSSAHHIVEPYDHPISQRHLRITYSSMKYSDKTFMGMTTSPKNAEDVIDMCAILFGEDYIDTHPVVTGNCNGNSPLVWDETMLGAMRAFNKRNQPVLCSPFVLGGANTPASVAPTVAQLNAEALSALAYTQVVRKGCPAIYGHYLSTVSMKSGAPMAGTPEISLMNLMIGQMARYYKVPWRSSNTLGGAKTLDAQAGYESATTLMALQMAGTNYMWHSAGWNEAGMHCSMAKFVIDAEQCAMAYRMAEGIRWDDFDEAIAAVSDVGPGGHYLGHPHTLENFQRAFFMPELFDNNSIEQWQAEGALEANERALKYTRQMLKDYEEPKLDEGVNEALLDYIARREREIPAADALNQDH, encoded by the coding sequence ATGAGCGTTGACGCGGTCGGGACGGTCCGGAGGGGACGTGGCGCGCGCAAGCAGGCGCGGCAGGCGCGGGATGTGACGATGCTCCCTGCGCTTAAGCGGGGCATTCCGTTGACGGAGCCGATGGATGCCGAACAGATCGAGCGCGTTGATAACGCCTCAATGGATATCCTTGAAAACGTCGGCGTGGTTTTTCGCGATGACATCGCTATCGCAGATTGGAAGCGCGCAGGCGCGGATGTGCGTGACGGGGACCGGGTACACCTGGATCGCGGGTTGGTGCGAGAGCTGATCAAGTCCATCCCCGAAACCTTCACCTACCACGCGCGCAACCCTGACAATACGCTACCGTTTGGTCGTGATCATGCGATTTTCGTGCCCATGACCGGCGCGCCTTACCTGCGGGATCTGGACGATGTGCGCCGCAATCCGACGCTCGAGGATCTGGAGAATTTCCACAAGCTAAGCCACATGCTGCCCGCGATGCATAGCTCGGCGCATCACATTGTCGAGCCCTATGATCACCCGATCAGCCAACGGCACTTGCGCATCACCTATTCTTCGATGAAGTATTCCGACAAGACGTTCATGGGCATGACGACAAGCCCCAAGAACGCCGAAGATGTGATAGACATGTGCGCCATCCTGTTTGGCGAAGATTACATCGACACGCACCCGGTCGTGACGGGAAACTGCAATGGAAACAGTCCCCTAGTCTGGGATGAGACCATGTTGGGCGCGATGCGGGCCTTCAACAAGCGCAATCAGCCGGTGCTGTGCTCGCCCTTCGTTTTGGGAGGGGCCAACACGCCTGCCTCGGTCGCACCCACCGTGGCACAATTGAACGCCGAAGCGCTGAGCGCGCTGGCCTATACGCAAGTAGTGCGCAAGGGCTGTCCGGCGATCTACGGCCATTACCTGAGCACCGTCAGCATGAAGTCCGGCGCGCCCATGGCGGGCACGCCCGAGATTTCCCTCATGAATCTGATGATTGGCCAGATGGCGCGTTACTACAAAGTGCCTTGGCGGTCGTCCAACACGCTGGGCGGGGCCAAGACGCTCGATGCGCAGGCGGGCTATGAAAGTGCCACCACCCTCATGGCCCTGCAAATGGCGGGCACCAATTACATGTGGCATTCGGCGGGCTGGAATGAGGCTGGCATGCACTGCTCCATGGCTAAATTCGTGATCGATGCCGAACAATGCGCGATGGCCTATCGCATGGCCGAAGGCATCCGTTGGGACGACTTTGACGAGGCAATCGCAGCGGTGAGCGATGTCGGCCCCGGCGGGCACTACCTGGGCCATCCGCATACTTTGGAGAATTTCCAACGGGCTTTCTTCATGCCAGAGCTGTTCGACAACAACTCTATTGAACAATGGCAGGCCGAAGGTGCGCTGGAAGCCAACGAGCGTGCGCTCAAATACACGCGCCAGATGCTAAAGGACTATGAAGAACCCAAACTGGATGAGGGCGTCAATGAGGCGCTTCTCGACTACATTGCCCGGCGCGAACGTGAAATTCCCGCGGCAGACGCACTGAATCAGGATCACTGA
- a CDS encoding mandelate racemase/muconate lactonizing enzyme family protein, with protein sequence MRISEVHIYHHDLPVKNGPYTMSHGPVWSLETTLVRLVTDQGVEGWGEVCPIGPLYAPVQASGVRALLNDIGAGLVGVDLTVNAVSAAIDAQVEGGTYARSAIDIAVHDALGRSLGVSVATLLGGAYQTRLPSYYATGIGTPEDIAKLALDKVNEGYPRIQIKAGGRDVAEDIATLRKVYETVGHRARILVDPNRGMSGNDALRLSRECQDIPFVLEQPCNTIEEIARIRPLMNHPIHIDESMVDLNTVLRLVGDGLVDGFGMKISRLGGLRPASTFRDIAAVRRLAHSCEDSWGGDIVNAACVHMGATVRPHMLEGVWLAQPYIDGHYDPNGGVRIEGGHITLPEGPGLGVTPDPNVFGVPAASFGG encoded by the coding sequence ATGCGTATTTCGGAGGTCCACATTTACCACCACGATCTGCCGGTTAAAAACGGGCCCTACACCATGTCGCACGGTCCGGTCTGGTCGCTTGAGACGACCCTGGTGCGCTTGGTGACAGATCAGGGCGTTGAGGGCTGGGGAGAGGTCTGTCCGATTGGACCCCTATACGCCCCCGTACAGGCGAGCGGTGTGCGCGCTTTGTTGAATGACATCGGAGCCGGGTTAGTGGGTGTGGACCTGACAGTCAATGCTGTTTCTGCCGCAATTGATGCTCAGGTTGAGGGCGGCACCTATGCGCGTTCAGCCATCGACATCGCTGTGCATGATGCGCTTGGCCGCTCGCTTGGTGTGTCAGTGGCTACGCTTCTGGGCGGCGCTTATCAGACAAGGCTTCCGTCTTACTACGCCACGGGCATCGGCACGCCCGAGGATATCGCGAAACTGGCGCTGGATAAGGTGAACGAAGGCTACCCGCGCATTCAGATCAAGGCCGGCGGTCGAGACGTGGCCGAAGACATTGCAACCTTGCGCAAGGTCTATGAAACGGTGGGCCACCGTGCCCGCATACTCGTTGACCCCAATCGCGGGATGAGCGGCAACGATGCCCTGCGGCTCTCGCGCGAATGTCAGGACATTCCCTTTGTCCTCGAACAGCCCTGCAACACGATTGAGGAAATCGCCCGTATTCGTCCGCTGATGAACCACCCGATCCATATTGATGAGAGCATGGTCGATCTCAACACTGTGCTGCGTCTGGTGGGAGACGGCCTGGTGGACGGGTTCGGGATGAAAATCTCGCGTTTGGGCGGCCTGCGCCCGGCTTCAACCTTCCGCGACATTGCTGCCGTACGGCGGCTGGCACATTCCTGTGAGGACAGCTGGGGTGGGGATATCGTCAATGCAGCTTGCGTGCATATGGGGGCCACTGTGCGCCCGCATATGCTCGAAGGGGTGTGGCTCGCGCAGCCTTATATAGACGGGCATTATGATCCAAACGGTGGCGTACGGATAGAAGGCGGTCACATCACCCTGCCAGAGGGGCCGGGACTTGGCGTGACACCTGATCCTAATGTGTTCGGCGTGCCAGCGGCCTCATTCGGGGGATAG
- a CDS encoding cytochrome P450, with amino-acid sequence MGGLPYLDLADGAVSTRGPEVIAARGTHWCAETPFGLAVLRYRQVGKILRDRRFRQGSHNWPDTVGIEGSFADFWRASVIGREGAEHQKLRALAIPALREDYVRSLKPAFDEIAQDLCKTLREKDHCEFQTAFCEPFAGQAITTLLGMDRQDWPLVAHNAADLGLAMGIEAPKYQARFNKACETLFDLSDKLVGKVRKGRDSSSYVARMVAEFHRNGDCSYDELLNTIVISIFGGVDTTRALLGLGLSLFIENPDQWRALRNDASLIPAAVEEFIRARPTTTWATREAMEDVHLDGVHIAKGTVLHLLVHASARDPEICEDPSFDIKAKRRKHFGFGGGAHHCIGHFVARTDTACALAALRRTFRTVSYDGTPEWLPDSGNTGALSLPIRYEVDHAI; translated from the coding sequence GTGGGTGGGTTGCCATATCTCGATCTAGCGGACGGGGCAGTGTCCACACGCGGCCCGGAAGTTATTGCGGCGCGCGGTACCCATTGGTGCGCCGAGACGCCCTTTGGTCTCGCGGTGCTGCGCTATCGGCAGGTGGGCAAAATCCTGCGCGACCGGCGCTTCCGACAGGGCAGCCACAACTGGCCTGACACGGTGGGCATCGAAGGCAGCTTTGCCGATTTCTGGCGTGCATCGGTTATTGGCCGAGAAGGTGCAGAGCACCAAAAACTGCGCGCCCTGGCGATCCCGGCGCTAAGAGAAGACTATGTGCGCAGCCTCAAACCCGCCTTTGATGAGATTGCCCAGGATCTCTGCAAAACTCTGCGCGAAAAGGATCACTGTGAATTCCAAACCGCCTTTTGCGAGCCCTTCGCCGGGCAGGCGATCACCACGCTTCTGGGGATGGATCGCCAAGACTGGCCGCTGGTGGCCCACAATGCCGCTGATCTCGGTCTGGCCATGGGGATTGAGGCGCCCAAGTATCAGGCGCGATTCAACAAGGCCTGCGAGACGTTGTTCGATCTTTCCGACAAACTTGTCGGCAAGGTGCGCAAGGGCCGCGATAGCAGCTCTTACGTGGCGCGCATGGTGGCGGAATTTCATCGCAACGGCGATTGCAGCTACGATGAACTTCTCAATACCATCGTGATCTCAATCTTTGGAGGGGTGGATACGACGCGCGCCTTGCTAGGACTTGGGCTGTCGCTTTTTATCGAGAATCCGGATCAATGGCGCGCGCTGCGGAACGATGCGTCCCTGATCCCTGCCGCCGTTGAGGAATTCATCCGTGCGCGTCCGACCACCACCTGGGCTACACGCGAAGCAATGGAAGATGTCCATCTCGACGGTGTTCATATCGCCAAAGGCACGGTGCTGCATCTTCTGGTTCACGCCAGTGCGCGCGACCCTGAAATTTGCGAAGACCCTTCCTTTGACATCAAGGCGAAGCGTCGCAAGCACTTTGGCTTTGGCGGCGGTGCACATCATTGCATCGGGCATTTCGTGGCACGCACCGACACGGCCTGTGCGCTCGCGGCGCTGCGCCGGACGTTTCGCACAGTGTCCTACGACGGCACGCCAGAGTGGCTACCCGACAGTGGCAACACGGGCGCACTAAGCCTGCCCATTCGATATGAGGTGGATCATGCGATTTGA
- a CDS encoding SDR family NAD(P)-dependent oxidoreductase, which produces MRFEGKSALVTGGAGGIGAVLAASLRAEGARVAVSDRDSSGVEADAHLDGDLLDGAFSDALPGQAEAALGGLDMVFNNAGVITRGDITETSDADWSLTMGVNVEAPFRICRAAVPILTARGGGAIVNTSSCWGLRPGANHPLYVMSKAAVASLTQCLGRDHAHQGIRVNAVCPNEVDTPMLRTGFTIRGLDPEKAIDELNASVPVGHIASPQEIVDVMLFLASDDARYMCGALVEVNGGKPVT; this is translated from the coding sequence ATGCGATTTGAAGGGAAATCAGCGCTTGTCACCGGAGGTGCGGGCGGGATTGGCGCGGTTCTTGCCGCAAGCTTGCGCGCCGAAGGCGCGCGCGTGGCGGTAAGTGATCGCGACAGTAGCGGGGTAGAGGCCGATGCGCATCTCGATGGAGATCTGCTCGATGGGGCGTTCAGTGATGCCTTGCCAGGACAGGCCGAGGCGGCGCTTGGTGGTCTCGATATGGTCTTCAACAACGCAGGCGTCATCACCCGCGGCGACATCACCGAGACAAGTGATGCAGACTGGAGCTTGACCATGGGTGTCAATGTCGAGGCGCCGTTTCGCATTTGCCGCGCCGCTGTGCCGATCCTGACTGCGCGCGGGGGTGGCGCAATTGTGAACACGTCGTCCTGCTGGGGCCTGCGCCCCGGGGCCAACCACCCGCTTTATGTCATGAGCAAAGCGGCTGTGGCGTCTCTCACGCAATGCCTGGGCCGGGACCACGCGCATCAGGGCATTCGTGTGAACGCGGTCTGTCCAAATGAAGTCGACACACCCATGTTGCGCACCGGTTTCACGATCCGGGGGTTGGACCCGGAGAAGGCGATTGACGAGCTCAATGCCAGCGTCCCGGTGGGCCATATCGCCAGCCCTCAAGAGATTGTCGATGTGATGCTCTTTCTCGCCTCTGACGACGCGCGCTACATGTGCGGCGCGCTGGTTGAGGTGAATGGCGGGAAACCGGTGACATGA
- a CDS encoding SDR family NAD(P)-dependent oxidoreductase gives MSRFAGKTALVTGASSGMGAATARLLAEGGARVFCAQRGASVHEDIRADFADSKAPEMVIDHIRKKAGALDILINNAGVMREGTVEETTEEDWHLQLQVNLTAPFLLTRYAMPLLKSGSGAIVNVGSIEGLGNNPRHPAYGASKAGLHGLTRAVAVDHGPDGVRCNAVAPGWIDTPLNEDFIQSMPDPKAFRAEIGGIHPIRRTGAPEEVAQLICWLASDDASFVTGQVWTIDGGRMAQLSLP, from the coding sequence ATGAGCCGGTTCGCAGGCAAAACAGCACTTGTCACAGGCGCATCAAGCGGCATGGGCGCGGCAACAGCGCGGCTTCTGGCCGAGGGTGGCGCGCGGGTCTTCTGTGCACAGCGAGGGGCGTCTGTGCACGAAGACATCCGTGCTGACTTTGCCGACTCCAAAGCGCCTGAGATGGTCATTGACCACATCCGAAAGAAGGCTGGAGCGCTCGACATTCTGATCAACAACGCGGGCGTGATGCGCGAGGGCACGGTTGAGGAAACCACAGAAGAGGACTGGCATCTGCAGTTGCAGGTCAATCTCACGGCTCCCTTCCTGCTGACCCGGTACGCGATGCCTTTGTTGAAGTCCGGTAGTGGCGCGATCGTGAATGTGGGCTCAATCGAGGGGTTGGGGAACAACCCCCGCCATCCCGCCTATGGCGCGTCGAAGGCCGGGCTGCACGGGCTCACCCGCGCTGTGGCTGTGGATCACGGGCCAGACGGCGTGCGCTGCAATGCAGTGGCGCCGGGTTGGATTGATACGCCGCTCAATGAGGATTTCATTCAGAGCATGCCTGACCCCAAAGCGTTTCGCGCCGAGATCGGGGGCATTCACCCCATCCGCCGCACGGGCGCACCCGAGGAGGTGGCACAGCTTATCTGCTGGCTGGCGAGCGACGATGCGAGTTTTGTCACCGGTCAGGTCTGGACCATCGATGGGGGCCGTATGGCTCAGCTCAGCTTGCCATGA